In the Sarcophilus harrisii chromosome 3, mSarHar1.11, whole genome shotgun sequence genome, one interval contains:
- the CRYBG3 gene encoding very large A-kinase anchor protein isoform X4: protein MSGGGRRRAGSSWPSFSRFFTPRSPSREEEEEKPAMSHLLAGIASSPENGPVIVSQKIEAAPSREPVKISQSEDSRKHSEKSSNLSPEEDSKKPDSFSSLPSVAKTVDNDKQSKESFLQFLGNLFNISAKSPQQPSLKSECDKTEKDSQNLIVLHEKEFKKESDKCGSSPIEEPSSTIEEKDLPTSVDLSDTILQDSEQENSELLKKIECEPEISSITYSTYRGPKQILKILKKQTKLENLSSVQRADETSDSSANTQTGTGSDSEAVVCSDPPVKNDIDLLKSPLKDAILNNSHFKESVLSKPSSPSSSPQSISSSVVESCYNHPLNYVPVYRIDNDMIGSMLFRNDTKNPRNPVFQSIVNPKTTLENNFLKNDKTSEQRDEHFQTSRIVLSDMNIGLIKRESETVKHEYEDLSSPSKTALHEELELPASNCSLSYNFGSIVLHQAEIDYMNEENRSVIQDSETNMKVENTKEKEISSTIGLLSSNNISHTKNEMVGSFSKDVDYNLVTKNKSFDSGPSDNKVSQDILIIQNNYPSIKSVNESEKMDCIQNSITPGLKFEIVSKNHISVCPFESENLALAKVLPGSSGVNSEKTCPILENKKTDPSDLTPAFDFEGGIFRKWEDPILKNLNSAVDHEQDKTVHSTTFKEIHLLLPDFDSEEIYQAEVSPSNCMFTDKHLKAIQIPHRSQSEAPIVLESGVAEDLLHGHDSKATGLVTYDENKISLGLHKLRDIDGSKIISDKSGIGLRSSDILPKSQDKGSILPKTQDYGTLQILDSDISMAKITSEVKAKSFLEVPSILRVEETASFQRHYEKNNLLGDSSNTVSSSFSKLEEPNMIMNSSKPKDNFEILKITTEFSCEDTSLVMSSNSSHWEFEKANCVVAEMTLCHRHDRDVPNIHTGKDGPKYITAAVLKSAMEADVQTVASATVSVNSFSLQGSEASAKDTGTGTRRRAHDRPLDSNSDLVKAAEKLVDLILESARQELKSTQIGVNYQGCNAVTLKEEAIGKKTSEEKEKTLIQPPDHLDECTVKDVSEDKREEKACVLTISGERNLLIDTDKIDMSNLLIIKARELVSEVIHGAQQKLVDSHYRKTKPRNHARNTEKANATKILNNDIVKPHYIAKGFLASEQPEFQSVTKVSENKESKNLLAKSNLNNDTHSTKGREMMPYQKPLYSGNGLEQSNSVELPKSDVLLSENISHKDLDDKSMPLTFNKDKSKAQKALVQIDNVGCHKTQKKDTETLVLNFKWPPFMNDEVYTHLPSTSKSSFSDSLVCINEKCLPGHSNKSLSIAMLEMGKVCRKDAEFGMGKIEVAPPMLEMGKVNKKNTELNAGKNELMPSVLEMEKTFKMDVELNAGENELMPSVLELGKSYGRSELNFTKLESIPDNFKMGKSFKRNTDEMAPVMLEIEKAFEKDIEGDGRKTTVISSKLKMEKTHRDDIQLKISQSDLAKPTILDIAEMNQNTAEGNIEENKVIPSMFEEEKVCHIDIKRNFGQTEMRPIETKENIVLCDNKAKFQFEGYELPRLNEDCKGNIGFMTPDFLPEDSKLRTEKHLYMTAVCRNEKGLNYDIVNEQSHLAFIPQDEQSNSTFTILYEEPLQDECQYLSSEEEGAHSLGFPGKSTSDLPHVLVCERSESRTDLVHHFEKESKSSEMFDSDSSEMFLSVEAKRYKVYPLALSPIYEDDSSQEDILSSEVSPGHRGSSAKSRDGASQPASVLSLLQSVSERLRMNFDDGEKLETEEEVVVDEDEEESQHKEIILTTGKREHVTFQIPDCSTIIYQEEEQEGSRSYKMPLFLSNEPTTSNQQTVLWQDRSLIHHAPGPLLQKSDLSSKLHSSFKSVYNQYLQTTKTVSPEKGLKFGGNLQEQVPKLNTGPENPIDKQCLRSNPRPGKMVIYDLHGSKYKQEVYNNILDATSWTFPNGALIKVVRGCWIIYEKPHFQGQKCVLEEGEKVLNRDWIFRSKKHQTRNFVIGSIKRVLKDCRVPEIELCPQADTACCPVYLQRAVANLEELNLPRSVSFAVKAGVWLAYPDANFKGQVTVLEEGHGLFEISASEMKSLHPLQMTFLLEICLRLFYGEVTEDKHSHGGKKK from the exons aaaaatagaatgtGAACCTGAGATATCTTCCATTACATATTCAACTTACCGCGGTCCCAAAcagattttgaaaattttgaagaaaCAAACCAAATTAGAGAATTTGAGTTCTGTACAAAGAGCAGATGAAACTTCAGATTCTAGTGCAAATACTCAGACTGGAACTGGAAGTGATTCTGAGGCTGTTGTCTGTTCTGATCCACCAGTTAAGAATGACATAGATCTGCTCAAAAGCCCTTTAAAAGATGCCATTTTAAATAACAGTCATTTTAAGGAATCTGTATTAAGCAAACCATCATCGCCATCATCATCTCCTCAATCTATCTCTAGTTCTGTAGTTGAGTCCTGTTATAATCATCCTTTAAATTATGTACCAGTGTACAGAATAGACAATGACATGATAGGATCAATGTTATTCAGAAATGATACCAAAAACCCTAGAAATCCTGTTTTTCAGAGTATAGTGAATCCAAAAACCactttagaaaacaattttttgaagAATGATAAAACATCAGAGCAAAGAGATGAACATTTTCAAACCTCAAGAATAGTTCTTTCTGACATGAATATAGGTTTGATTAAAAGAGAATCAGAAACAGTCAAACATGAATATGAAGATTTGTCAAGTCCAAGTAAAACAGCTTTACATGAAGAATTAGAACTGCCAGCGAGTAATTGCTCATTGTCTTATAATTTTGGCAGCATTGTTCTTCATCAAGCTGAAATAGATTATATGAATGAAGAAAACAGGTCAGTTATTCAAGACTCAGAAACAAACATGAAAGttgaaaacacaaaagaaaaagaaatttcttcaaCTATAGGCCTCTTATCCTCAAATAACATATcacatacaaaaaatgaaatggttggatCTTTCTCGAAAGACGTTGATTATAATCTTGTAACAAAAAACAAGAGCTTTGATTCTGGTCCATCAGATAATAAAGTGTCTCAAGACattttaataattcaaaataactatCCTTCTATAAAATCTGTTAATGAGTCAGAAAAGATGGATTGTATACAAAATAGCATAACACCTGGACTGAAATTTGAAATTGTTAGTAAAAACCATATTTCAGTGTGTCCCTTTGAATCTGAAAATCTTGCACTGGCCAAAGTCTTACCTGGCTCTTCAGGTGTTAACAGTGAAAAAACATGTCCCatccttgaaaataaaaagactgaTCCATCTGATTTAACTCCTGCTTTTGACTTTGAAGGAGGCATCTTCAGAAAATGGGAAGATCCGAttttaaagaatttgaattctgctgTGGATCATGAACAAGACAAAACTGTTCATTCCACAACATTCAAGGAGATTCATCTGCTGCTTCCTGATTTTGATTCTGAAGAGATTTACCAAGCTGAGGTTTCTCCATCTAACTGTATGTTTACAGATAAACATTTGAAGGCCATACAAATTCCTCACAGATCCCAAAGTGAAGCCCCAATTGTTCTTGAGAGTGGTGTGGCAGAGGATTTGCTTCATGGCCATGACAGTAAAGCCACAGGGTTAGTGACATATGATGAGAACAAAATCTCACTTGGTCTTCATAAACTTAGAGACATTGATGGctctaaaataatttctgataAATCTGGAATAGGGCTCAGGTCCTCTGATATCTTACCTAAATCCCAAGATAAGGGTAGCATATTACCTAAGACCCAAGATTATGGCACCTTACAGATTCTGGATTCTGatattagtatggcaaaaatcaCTTCTGAAGTAAAAGCCAAAAGTTTTCTTGAGGTTCCCTCTATACTGAGAGTAGAAGAAACAGCCTCATTTCAGAgacattatgaaaaaaataatttattaggtGACAGTTCTAATACTGTTTCATCTTCCTTCAGTAAACTTGAAGAACCTAACATGATTATGAATTCATCTAAACCCAAAGATAATTTTGAGATTTTGAAAATTACTACAGAATTCTCATGTGAAGATACTTCCTTAGTTATGTCCTCCAACAGCAGCCATTGGGAATTTGAAAAAGCTAACTGCGTAGTGGCAGAAATGACCTTATGTCATAGACATGACAGAGATGTACCTAACATTCATACTGGAAAGGATGGTCCTAAGTATATCACTGCTGCTGTGCTGAAAAGTGCCATGGAAGCTGATGTTCAAACAGTTGCTAGTGCTACAGTGTCAGTTAACAGCTTTAGCCTACAGGGTTCTGAAGCATCAGCTAAGGACACAGGAACAGGAACAAGGAGAAGAGCACATGATAGACCTCTGGACTCCAACAGTGATTTAGTTAAAGCAGCTGAGAAGTTGGTTGATCTAATTTTGGAGTCTGCCAGGCAAGAGCTAAAGTCCACACAAATAGGGGTTAACTACCAGGGATGTAATGCAGTTACCTTGAAAGAAGAGGCCATTGGTAAAAAAacatcagaagaaaaagagaaaacattgatTCAGCCCCCAGACCATTTGGATGAGTGCACTGTTAAAGATGTATCAgaagacaaaagagaagaaaaagcctGTGTTTTAACTATCAGTGGTGAGAGGAATCTCCTTATTGATACTGATAAAATAGATAtgtctaatttattaataatcaaaGCAAGGGAATTGGTCAGTGAGGTTATTCATGGTGCACAGCAAAAACTGGTAGATAGTCATTATAGAAAAACCAAGCCCAGGAACCATGCCAGAAATACTGAAAAGGCCAATGCCACAAAGATTCTGAATAATGATATTGTTAAACCACATTATATAGCTAAAGGATTCTTGGCTTCAGAGCAGCCAGAATTTCAAAGCGTAActaaagttagtgaaaataaagaatcaaaaaatcttttggcaaaaagtaatttaaataatGACACACATTCAactaaaggaagagaaatgatgCCTTACCAAAAACCTTTATATTCTGGAAATGGATTGGAACAGTCGAATAGTGTGGAGTTGCCAAAATCAGATGTTTTACTATCAGAGAACATATCCCATAAAGATTTAGATGATAAAAGTATGCCATTAACCTttaacaaagacaaaagtaaagcaCAAAAGGCACTAGTTCAAATAGATAATGTAGGTTGCCACAAAACTCAGAAGAAAGATACTGAAACACTTGTCTTAAATTTCAAATGGCCCCCTTTCATGAATGATGAAGTATATACCCATTTACCCAGCACATCCAAAAGTAGTTTTTCTGATAGTCTTGTATGTATTAATGAAAAATGCCTACCAGGACACAGTAATAAATCACTGTCTATTGCTATGTTAGAGATGGGAAAAGTATGCAGAAAAGATGCTGAATTTGGTATGGGAAAAATTGAGGTGGCACCACCCATGCTAGAAATGggaaaagtaaacaagaaaaatacagaattaaatgCAGGAAAAAATGAACTGATGCCCTCAgtgttagaaatggaaaaaacattcaaaatgGATGTTGAATTAAATGCAGGAGAAAATGAGCTGATGCCCTCagttttagaattggggaaatcATATGGAAGAAGtgaattaaattttacaaaattagaAAGTATCCCTGATAATTTCaaaatgggaaaatcatttaaaaggaACACTGATGAAATGGCACCTGTCATGTTAGAAATTGAAAAGGCATTTGAAAAGGATATTGAAGGGGATGGGAGAAAAACTACAGTGATATCCTCCaagttaaaaatggaaaaaacacacAGAGATGATATTCAATTGAAAATTTCACAAAGTGACTTAGCAAAACCCACTATTTTAGACATAGCAGAAATGAACCAAAATACAGCTGAAGgaaatattgaggaaaataaagtaataCCTTCAatgtttgaagaagaaaaagtatgCCATATAGATATTAAAAGGAATTTTGGACAAACTGAAATGAGACCtatagaaacaaaggaaaatatagtGCTATGTGACAACAAAGCTAAATTTCAGTTTGAGGGATATGAATTGCCTAGGTTGAATGAAGATTGTAAAGGAAACATTGGCTTTATGACACCAGATTTTTTACCTGAAGATTCCAAACTAAGGACAGAAAAACATCTGTATATGACTGCAGTGTGTAGGAATGAAAAAGGTTTAAATTATGACATTGTAAATGAACAATCACATTTAGCTTTTATACCACAAGATGAGCAAAGTAACTCTACTTTTACCATTTTGTATGAAGAACCCCTTCAAGATGAGTGTCAATATTTATCCTCAGAAGAAGAGGGAGCCCATTCCCTGGGGTTTCCTGGCAAGTCTACCAGCGATCTGCCACATGTTCTGGTTTGTGAAAGGTCTGAAAGTAGAACTgaccttgttcatcattttgaAAAGGAGAGTAAATCCAGTGAAATGTTTGATAGTGACAGTTCTGAAATGTTCTTATCAGTAGAGGCAAAAAGATACAAAGTCTATCCTTTAGCCTTATCTCCTATTTATGAAGATGATAGCTCACAGGAAGATATCTTGTCTAGTGAAGTATCCCCAGGACACCGTGGATCCAGTGCAAAATCAAGAGATGGTGCTAGTCAACCCGCTTCTGTGCTGTCCCTTCTCCAATCAGTGTCAGAGCGTTTAAGGATGAATTTTGATGATGGGGAAAAGCTtgagacagaggaagaagtagtggtggatgaggatgaggaggaaTCACAACATAAAGAGATTATTCTGACAACTGGAAAGAGAGAACATGTTACTTTTCAAATTCCAGATTGTTCAACTATAATTTATCAAGAAGAGGAGCAAGAGGGAAGTAGATCTTACAAAATGCcactttttctttcaaatgaacCCACCACCTCTAATCAACAAACTGTCCTGTGGCAAGACAGGTCCTTAATTCACCATGCACCAGGTCCTTTACTTCAAAAGTCTGACCTCAGTTCTAAATTACATTCATCTTTCAAGAGTGTCTATAATCAATATTTGCAAACTACTAAAACCGTGTCACCTGAGAAAGGACTCAAGTTTGGAGGTAATCTTCAGGAACAAGTCCCCAAATTAAACACTGGTCCAGAG aaTCCCATTGATAAACAATGCCTGAGAAGTAACCCCAGACCTGGGAAG ATGGTTATCTATGACCTTCATGGAAGCAAATATAAACAAGAGGTTTATAATAACATTCTTGATGCTACATCCTGGACCTTTCCAAATGGAGCACTCATCAAAGTTGTAAGAGGATG CTGGATTATATATGAGAAACCACATTTCCAAGGTCAAAAATGTGTTttagaagaaggagagaaagtgcTCAATCGTGACTGGATTTTTCGGAGTAAAAAGCATCAAACAAGAAACTTTGTGATTGGGTCTATCAAGAGAGTATTAAAG gattgtAGAGTTCCAGAAATAGAGCTTTGCCCACAAGCTGATACAGCATGTTGCCCTGTCTATTTACAAAGAGCAGTTGCCAATTTAGAAGAACTTAATTTACCAAGATCAGTGTCATTTGCTGTGAAGGCAGGAGT TTGGCTTGCCTACCCAGATGCTAATTTTAAGGGACAAGTAACAGTTCTGGAAGAAGGTCATGGACTCTTTGAGATTTCAGCATCTGAAATGAAATCACTGCATCCACTTCAAATG aCCTTTCTCTTAGAAATTTGCctaagactattttatggagaagtcACAGAAGACAAACATTCCcatggaggaaagaagaaatga